The Arachis ipaensis cultivar K30076 chromosome B07, Araip1.1, whole genome shotgun sequence genome includes a window with the following:
- the LOC107606945 gene encoding ATP-dependent DNA helicase PIF2-like, which translates to MPFPDSVDSIEPPDTVFFDELNFDKIELASISVDLVSLLNRDQRVAYDTIVNAVTRGMGGFFFVYGYGGTGKTFLWNVLSASIRLKGHIVLNMASSGIAALLLPNGRTAHSRFKVPLSVNQDSICNIKQGTPLAHLISSAKLIIWDEAPMLNKFCFEALDKCLKDVLRFNHGYNPDAPFGGKVVVLGGDFLRILPVIPRGSREEIVHSCINASNLWQCCQVLQLAENMRLGCGAQDIHNVQLEEFADWLLQIGDGLLGDSTDGKSVIRIPDNLLLYIESPGLHDLVLFVYPNILLHTSSVDYFKDRSILAPTLDVVIEVNNHVMSLIPGNERVYLSSDTLLNEDGHLESELYTMSTESLNALNCSGIPQHRLVLKIGVPMMLLRNIDQSNGLCNSTRM; encoded by the coding sequence ATGCCTTTTCCTGATTCGGTGGATTCGATTGAACCTCCCGACACAGTCTTCTTTGATGAGCTCAATTTTGATAAGATAGAGCTGGCAAGTATTTCTGTCGATTTAGTTTCCCTCTTGAATCGAGACCAGCGTGTCGCGTACGACACAATAGTCAATGCAGTCACTCGTGGCATGGGTGGTTTTTTCTTTGTTTATGGATATGGTGGAACTGGGAAGACTTTTCTATGGAATGTGCTTTCTGCTTCAATACGGTTGAAGGGTCATATTGTTCTCAACATGGCATCCAGTGGCATTGCAGCGCTGTTGTTGCCTAATGGGCGAACTGCTCATTCACGCTTTAAGGTTCCACTCAGTGTTAATCAAGATTCCATTTGTAATATAAAGCAAGGAACACCTCTCGCACATCTTATTTCATCTGCAAAATTAATTATATGGGACGAGGCACCTATGTTAAACAAATTTTGCTTTGAGGCTCTCGACAAGTGCCTTAAGGATGTTCTTCGTTTCAATCATGGATATAATCCCGATGCCCCATTTGGTGGAAAAGTTGTTGTTCTGGGAGGTGATTTCCTTCGGATATTGCCTGTGATTCCTCGTGGTTCCCGAGAGGAGATTGTTCATTCATGTATTAATGCTTCGAACTTGTGGCAATGTTGCCAGGTGTTGCAATTGGCCGAAAACATGAGGTTGGGCTGTGGTGCGCAAGATATCCACAATGTACAGTTAGAAGAATTTGCTGACTGGCTGCTTCAAATAGGTGACGGGTTACTCGGAGACAGTACCGATGGCAAATCGGTTATTAGAATACCCGACAACTTGCTATTGTATATTGAGTCTCCAGGTCTCCACGATTTGGTGTTGTTTGTTTATCCTAACATTTTACTCCATACTTCTAGCGTGGATTATTTTAAGGATAGGAGTATATTGGCACCAACACTTGATGTTGTTATTGAAGTTAACAATCATGTGATGTCTTTGATCCCTGGCAATGAAAGGGTTTACCTGAGCTCTGACACACTACTTAACGAAGATGGTCACTTAGAATCTGAATTATACACAATGAGCACAGAGTCGTTGAATGCGTTGAATTGTTCTGGAATTCCACAACACAGGTTAGTTCTTAAAATTGGTGTTCCTATGATGCTTCTTCGCAATATTGACCAATCTAATGGACTATGCAACAGTACGCGAATGTAA
- the LOC107608439 gene encoding uncharacterized protein LOC107608439, protein MANMQIVAAYKNVVEAQYVEMMVPLYSYGCEKKIKKALSALKGNYGIYIFKIIYIFVYYYLFCLLWGICNKYDVLETVRSKRKDARFWNPEDNLELLEDPKSSPSSPITTLHHKDFKRSLTLTKVRSLSLKAWKKVFTRSYSF, encoded by the exons atggCGAACATGCAAATAGTAGCAGCGTACAAGAATGTTGTGGAGGCACAGTATGTGGAGATGATGGTTCCCTTGTATTCTTATGGATGCGAGAAGAAAATCAAGAAAGCCTTATCTGCTCTTAaaggtaatta TggcatatatatttttaaaattatttatatttttgtgtattattaCTTATTTTGTTTACTATGGGGAATTTGCAACAAATATGATGTGCTAGAAACCGTAAGAAGCAAGAGAAAAGATGCTCGTTTTTGGAACCCTGAAGACAATCTTGAATTATTAGAGGATCCAAAATCATCACCATCTTCACCAATAACAACTCTTCATCACAAAGATTTTAAGCGCTCTTTAACTTTGACTAAGGTTCGCTCTCTAAGTTTGAAAGCGTGGAAAAAAGTCTTCACTAGATCATATTCTTTCTAA